A genomic window from Gemmatimonadota bacterium includes:
- the feoB gene encoding ferrous iron transport protein B: protein MALPVSSCSACVEKRGAELVQLGIRPDRWDRLVGLAGNPNVGKSTLFNRLTGLRQHTGNWPGKTVTRAEGVFAHEGQRWKVVDLPGAYSLRAGSADEEVARDFVVSGVADLTVVVVDAARLERNLNLVLQILEVTDHVVVFVNLVDEARRNGIAIDSRKLSAELGVPGVAGVARDGVGIDELLGVMRESAAARDTLARGIATPTEATADGGAEAESRAGDANRDHGRASLHLCAVEPERPGWDTPLESYDSLAGQTFGRARAIAAKAQVSGLKKAAFAFDRRLDRVLTSRIFGFPVMIALLAAVFWLTIAGANVPSSLLASLLIDSGHGWLKGLAAAVGTPWWLDGFLLDGVYLATAWVVSVMLPPMAIFFPLFTLLEDFGYLPRVAFNLDSVFRRAGAHGKQALTMCMGFGCNAAGVVATRIIDSPRERLIAIITNNFSLCNGRWPTQILIATIFVGALAPRALGGAVSAIAVVGVALLGIVLMLFTSWLLSRTLLRGEASSFSLELPPYRPPRILQTLYTSVIDRTLIVLWRAVIFAVPAGAVIWLISNLTAGDLTLAQWSVGRLDPVGALIGLNGVILLAYVVAIPANEIVIPTVLMLTVAVTPELAGEGAGAGVMFEADGANATARILDAGGWSMLTGVNLMLFSLLHNPCSTTIFTIYRETRSVRWTSVATLLPVAMGLLACFLVAQFWRLA, encoded by the coding sequence GGCTCTACCCGTCAGCTCGTGCTCGGCTTGCGTGGAGAAACGCGGAGCCGAACTCGTCCAGCTCGGCATCAGGCCGGACCGCTGGGACCGTCTCGTCGGACTGGCCGGCAACCCGAACGTGGGCAAGTCCACCCTCTTCAACCGCCTTACCGGGCTGCGCCAGCACACCGGCAATTGGCCGGGGAAGACAGTGACCCGCGCCGAAGGCGTCTTCGCGCACGAAGGGCAGCGCTGGAAGGTGGTTGATCTTCCGGGCGCCTACTCCCTCCGTGCCGGCAGCGCCGACGAGGAGGTGGCGCGCGACTTCGTGGTGTCCGGAGTCGCCGACCTGACCGTGGTGGTCGTCGACGCGGCGAGACTCGAACGCAACCTGAACCTCGTCCTCCAGATCCTGGAGGTCACGGACCACGTCGTGGTCTTCGTGAACCTCGTCGACGAGGCGCGGCGAAACGGGATCGCGATCGACTCTCGCAAGCTGAGCGCCGAACTGGGCGTGCCGGGCGTGGCGGGCGTGGCCCGCGACGGCGTGGGGATCGACGAGCTCCTCGGCGTCATGCGCGAGTCCGCGGCAGCGCGCGACACCCTCGCTCGGGGGATTGCGACTCCGACTGAAGCGACGGCGGACGGTGGGGCCGAAGCGGAGTCCAGGGCCGGAGACGCGAACCGCGATCACGGCCGGGCCTCGCTCCACCTCTGCGCGGTCGAACCGGAGCGTCCGGGCTGGGATACCCCTCTCGAGAGCTACGACTCGCTGGCGGGCCAGACCTTCGGCCGAGCACGCGCCATCGCCGCCAAAGCTCAGGTCTCGGGCCTCAAGAAGGCGGCGTTCGCCTTCGACCGCAGGCTGGACCGGGTGCTCACTTCGCGCATCTTCGGCTTCCCGGTCATGATCGCACTGTTGGCGGCGGTCTTCTGGCTCACCATAGCCGGAGCGAACGTTCCGTCGTCCTTGCTCGCTTCCTTGCTGATCGACTCCGGCCACGGCTGGCTCAAGGGCCTGGCCGCAGCCGTGGGGACGCCCTGGTGGCTGGACGGATTTCTCCTCGACGGAGTCTACCTGGCCACCGCCTGGGTGGTGAGCGTCATGCTCCCGCCCATGGCGATCTTCTTCCCGCTCTTCACGCTGCTCGAAGACTTCGGGTACCTGCCCCGCGTCGCCTTCAACCTCGATTCCGTCTTCAGACGCGCCGGAGCGCATGGAAAACAAGCCCTCACCATGTGCATGGGCTTCGGCTGCAACGCCGCCGGGGTGGTGGCCACCCGGATAATCGACTCTCCGCGCGAGCGGCTCATCGCCATTATCACCAACAACTTCTCGCTCTGCAACGGGCGCTGGCCGACCCAGATCCTTATCGCCACGATCTTCGTCGGAGCTCTGGCTCCCCGGGCCCTGGGAGGGGCGGTGAGCGCGATCGCCGTGGTAGGGGTCGCCCTGCTGGGCATCGTGCTGATGCTCTTTACCTCGTGGCTGCTGTCGCGCACGCTGCTCAGGGGCGAAGCGAGCAGCTTCTCGCTCGAACTTCCGCCCTACCGTCCACCCCGGATCCTGCAGACGCTCTACACTTCGGTGATCGACCGCACGCTCATCGTTCTTTGGCGGGCGGTGATATTCGCGGTTCCCGCAGGGGCGGTCATCTGGCTGATCTCCAACCTGACCGCGGGCGACCTCACCCTGGCCCAGTGGTCGGTGGGTCGGCTCGATCCGGTCGGGGCGCTCATCGGACTCAACGGCGTCATCCTCCTCGCCTACGTCGTCGCGATCCCCGCCAACGAGATCGTAATTCCGACCGTGCTCATGCTGACCGTGGCGGTCACGCCGGAGCTGGCGGGGGAAGGCGCGGGCGCGGGGGTGATGTTCGAGGCCGACGGGGCGAACGCGACGGCGCGAATTCTGGATGCGGGCGGTTGGAGCATGCTAACCGGCGTCAACCTCATGCTCTTCTCGCTGCTGCACAATCCCTGCTCGACCACCATATTCACGATCTACCGCGAAACCCGGAGCGTTCGCTGGACCTCGGTGGCGACCCTGCTGCCGGTGGCCATGGGCTTGCTCGCGTGCTTCCTCGTGGCGCAGTTCTGGCGGCTCGCATAG
- a CDS encoding amidohydrolase family protein, whose product MTTITIESTTLNRVRSAALFPAAFAVAALTFQAAEAQVRMTVPPQSEPVALQGATIHTVTQGVIENGTIVFENGVIIAIGADVTVPAGARVVDVSGKHIYPGLVDAYSTVGISEIGAVDVSNDTNELGDFNPNVRADVAVNAESRHIGTTRSAGVLTALTTPGGGLVSGMSSAMSLEGWSWEEMSMESAAALNVNWPNPRGGRFRGRGGFNFPGGQMPERPTYAAQVQEIKDFFAEARAYRDALAAGEEVRSDSRYAAMIPALNAEIPVVVAAESASQINDAVTWAQEEGLRIVIRGGREAVHVAGRLVSADIPVVLTSTMSAPARAHGGYDEGYSMAARLHEAGVRFAISGGSGALYSNRLPWEAGVAVAFGLPEEEALRAVTINAAEFMGLDDRIGSLEPGKQATLLVTTGTPLDMTSDIEQAYIQGRELDMNDIQKHFFEKYMTKLLQKMRIVM is encoded by the coding sequence ATGACGACCATCACCATCGAATCAACCACGTTGAACCGGGTGCGCTCGGCGGCGCTTTTTCCGGCGGCGTTCGCGGTCGCCGCGCTGACCTTCCAGGCGGCCGAGGCGCAGGTGCGCATGACGGTGCCGCCCCAGTCCGAGCCGGTCGCGCTCCAAGGCGCCACCATTCACACGGTGACCCAGGGAGTGATCGAGAACGGCACCATCGTCTTCGAGAACGGGGTGATCATCGCCATCGGCGCGGACGTGACCGTACCCGCCGGCGCCCGTGTCGTGGACGTCTCGGGCAAGCACATCTACCCCGGCCTGGTCGACGCGTACAGCACGGTCGGGATCTCCGAGATAGGCGCCGTCGACGTCTCCAACGACACTAACGAGCTGGGCGACTTCAACCCCAACGTCCGGGCGGACGTGGCGGTGAACGCCGAGAGCCGCCACATAGGCACCACCAGGTCGGCCGGCGTGCTCACCGCACTCACCACGCCGGGAGGCGGGCTCGTCTCCGGAATGTCTTCGGCGATGAGCCTGGAGGGCTGGAGCTGGGAAGAGATGTCGATGGAGTCGGCGGCGGCGCTCAACGTCAACTGGCCCAATCCGCGCGGCGGCAGGTTCCGCGGACGCGGGGGATTCAACTTCCCCGGCGGTCAGATGCCGGAGCGGCCCACCTACGCCGCCCAGGTTCAGGAGATCAAGGACTTCTTCGCCGAGGCGCGGGCTTACCGCGACGCTCTGGCGGCGGGCGAGGAGGTCCGCAGCGACTCCCGTTACGCCGCGATGATCCCGGCTTTGAACGCGGAGATCCCCGTGGTGGTCGCCGCCGAGTCCGCCTCGCAGATAAACGACGCCGTCACGTGGGCGCAGGAAGAGGGACTGCGGATCGTGATCCGGGGCGGGCGCGAGGCCGTCCATGTCGCGGGTCGTCTCGTGAGCGCCGACATCCCCGTCGTCCTCACCTCCACCATGTCCGCACCGGCCAGGGCTCACGGCGGCTACGACGAGGGCTACTCGATGGCCGCGCGGCTCCACGAGGCCGGGGTCCGTTTCGCCATCTCGGGAGGCTCGGGCGCTCTCTACTCGAACCGCCTGCCGTGGGAGGCCGGCGTAGCCGTCGCCTTCGGGCTGCCCGAGGAGGAGGCGCTGAGGGCGGTGACCATCAACGCCGCCGAATTCATGGGTCTCGACGACCGGATCGGCTCGCTCGAGCCCGGCAAGCAGGCTACTCTGCTCGTCACCACCGGAACGCCTCTGGACATGACCAGCGACATCGAGCAAGCCTACATTCAGGGGCGCGAGCTCGACATGAACGACATCCAGAAGCACTTCTTCGAGAAGTACATGACCAAGCTGCTACAGAAAATGAGGATCGTGATGTAG
- a CDS encoding amidohydrolase family protein — translation MRPLLTAFCLALALGSTAQAQQASRTEPVTGIRDNGTGYHALVGARVVTGPGQVIDDATIVIRDGIVQEVGRGGDAPAGARVWDLTGLTVYPGFVDAHADLGMDAVPEGGDVGPTHWNPQVRAWFSTTSNLQDDDDRRAALRSQGFGAALAVPKQGIFRGTASVVNLGEAGVRDRVMRPDLAQAVGFQRSFQLGGSYPNSSMGVIALMKQTLMDTDWYSRAWAAYENSGRAFLPPETSEALAALQAAGRGEQPVVFETNSEEDYLRAHSIAEEFGLVPWFRGSGMEYRLIDVLEGREDPLIVPLDFPDAPDVNTPEAARGTSLGQLRHWYLAPTNPAQLAEADVPFAITSDGLSSLNEFLPNLRIAVARGLSADDALAALTTTPASWLGIDRTHGTIAEGKVANLVVSEGDLFTEEAEVRDVWVEGKVYGVTRPAQIDPRGTWLITSDDEFGFSAELRLEGPLNRLRGNVLIADVRFDMPDGLEVSLASASAVAETGRVEARFDGEEMGFQGMVLLSGSVRGDEFFGWASLPNGADPFFTGTRSEGVEDAARGTVAMDVPEIDLPFIRPMMDYGRTGLPEQPAAVVVRDATVWTQGPDGMMENADLLVEAGRVSQVGVDLDAPSGAMEIDGSGKHVTPGLIDPHIHSGVSSVNESGFAIVPEVRMGDVVTHNNISMYRQLAGGLTTAHIKHGSANPIGGENVIVKLRWGALPEDLMLETDVRTVKFALGENPKRRQDRYPDTRMGTQEIIRDHFLAARDYEREWRRWEESGEGIPPRRDLRMEAILDILDQELLISSHGYRADEFLALVRLAEEFGFRVQTLQHGVEAYKIASELAESGVAAVVWSDWGSFKLEAYDNTNYNARILIEAGVTTSLHSDNSEIASRMNWEAGKLLRTGLSEEQALSTVTNGAAKAIAIDDRVGSLEPGKDGDFVIWSGNPLSQFTRAEQTWVDGRRYFSLGEDAAMRQQIENERSQLIQAVLTAGGGTGRDRETTGENN, via the coding sequence ATGCGACCGCTTCTAACCGCATTCTGCCTGGCCCTGGCGCTCGGCTCGACAGCGCAGGCCCAGCAGGCGTCCCGAACCGAACCTGTCACCGGCATCCGCGACAACGGCACGGGTTACCACGCCCTCGTCGGCGCGAGAGTTGTGACCGGGCCGGGTCAGGTCATCGACGACGCCACCATCGTCATCCGCGACGGGATTGTCCAGGAGGTCGGCAGGGGGGGCGACGCGCCTGCGGGGGCCCGGGTCTGGGACCTGACCGGACTCACCGTGTACCCCGGCTTCGTGGACGCGCACGCCGACCTCGGCATGGACGCGGTTCCGGAGGGGGGCGACGTGGGGCCCACTCATTGGAATCCCCAGGTACGGGCCTGGTTCTCCACCACCTCCAACCTCCAGGACGACGACGACCGGCGGGCGGCTCTGCGCTCGCAGGGATTCGGAGCGGCGCTCGCGGTGCCCAAGCAGGGGATCTTCCGCGGCACGGCCTCGGTGGTGAACCTGGGCGAGGCGGGCGTGAGGGATCGGGTGATGAGGCCGGATCTGGCGCAGGCGGTCGGCTTCCAGCGCTCCTTCCAGTTGGGAGGGTCCTATCCTAACTCCTCCATGGGCGTGATCGCGCTCATGAAGCAGACCTTGATGGACACCGATTGGTACTCGCGGGCCTGGGCGGCGTACGAGAACAGCGGGCGTGCCTTCCTTCCCCCCGAAACGAGCGAGGCTCTGGCCGCGCTGCAGGCTGCGGGGCGGGGCGAGCAGCCGGTCGTCTTCGAGACCAACAGCGAGGAGGACTACCTGCGGGCGCACTCGATCGCCGAGGAGTTCGGGCTCGTTCCCTGGTTCCGCGGCTCGGGCATGGAGTACCGTCTAATCGATGTGCTGGAAGGGCGCGAGGATCCGCTAATCGTTCCGCTCGACTTCCCGGACGCGCCCGACGTCAACACGCCGGAGGCCGCTCGCGGCACCTCGCTGGGACAGCTTCGCCACTGGTACCTCGCCCCCACGAATCCGGCTCAGCTCGCCGAAGCGGACGTGCCTTTCGCGATCACGTCGGACGGCCTGTCGTCGCTCAACGAGTTTCTTCCCAACCTGCGCATCGCGGTGGCTCGGGGGCTCTCCGCGGACGACGCCCTCGCGGCCCTGACCACCACGCCCGCATCGTGGCTCGGCATCGACCGGACCCACGGCACCATCGCCGAGGGCAAGGTGGCCAATCTGGTCGTGAGCGAAGGCGACCTCTTCACGGAGGAGGCGGAAGTGCGCGACGTCTGGGTGGAGGGCAAGGTCTACGGCGTCACCCGCCCGGCCCAGATCGATCCGCGCGGCACCTGGCTGATCACCTCCGACGACGAGTTCGGGTTCAGCGCCGAGCTCCGTCTGGAGGGGCCGCTCAATCGGCTGCGCGGCAACGTCCTGATCGCCGACGTCCGCTTCGACATGCCCGACGGACTCGAGGTGAGCCTCGCTTCGGCTAGCGCGGTGGCGGAAACGGGTCGGGTCGAGGCCCGCTTCGACGGCGAGGAGATGGGCTTCCAGGGTATGGTGCTGCTCTCGGGTTCGGTCCGCGGCGACGAGTTCTTCGGCTGGGCTTCGCTCCCTAACGGCGCGGATCCGTTCTTCACCGGCACCCGGTCGGAGGGGGTCGAGGACGCGGCCCGGGGCACGGTGGCGATGGACGTTCCGGAGATCGACCTCCCGTTCATCCGACCCATGATGGACTACGGACGGACCGGTCTTCCCGAGCAGCCCGCGGCCGTGGTCGTACGCGACGCCACCGTCTGGACGCAGGGACCCGACGGCATGATGGAGAACGCCGACCTCCTCGTCGAGGCGGGCAGGGTCTCGCAGGTGGGCGTCGACCTGGACGCGCCTTCCGGCGCCATGGAGATCGACGGCTCCGGCAAGCACGTGACCCCGGGGCTGATCGATCCGCACATCCACTCGGGCGTGAGTTCCGTGAACGAGAGCGGATTCGCCATCGTTCCCGAGGTGCGCATGGGCGACGTCGTGACCCACAACAACATCTCCATGTACCGGCAGCTCGCCGGCGGCCTCACGACCGCCCACATCAAGCACGGTTCGGCCAACCCGATAGGCGGCGAGAACGTGATCGTCAAGCTGCGCTGGGGCGCGCTACCCGAGGACCTGATGCTCGAGACCGACGTGCGCACGGTGAAGTTCGCACTCGGGGAAAACCCCAAGCGCCGCCAGGACCGCTATCCCGACACCCGCATGGGGACGCAGGAGATCATCCGCGACCACTTCCTGGCCGCGCGCGACTACGAGCGCGAGTGGCGGCGCTGGGAGGAGTCGGGCGAGGGAATCCCGCCGCGGCGCGACCTGCGCATGGAGGCGATTCTCGACATACTCGACCAGGAGCTCCTCATCTCGTCGCACGGGTACCGCGCCGACGAGTTCCTGGCGCTGGTAAGACTCGCCGAGGAGTTCGGATTCAGGGTTCAGACGCTCCAGCACGGGGTGGAGGCCTACAAGATCGCTTCGGAGCTTGCCGAATCGGGCGTGGCCGCCGTGGTGTGGAGCGACTGGGGCTCGTTCAAGCTCGAGGCCTACGACAACACCAACTACAACGCCCGCATCCTGATCGAGGCCGGGGTCACCACCTCGCTGCACTCCGACAACAGCGAGATCGCGAGCCGGATGAACTGGGAGGCGGGCAAGCTGCTGCGCACCGGACTCTCGGAGGAACAGGCGCTGTCCACGGTGACCAACGGAGCGGCGAAAGCCATCGCCATCGACGACCGCGTCGGATCTCTCGAACCCGGCAAGGACGGCGACTTCGTGATCTGGAGCGGCAATCCGCTCTCGCAGTTCACCCGCGCGGAACAGACGTGGGTCGACGGACGCCGCTACTTCTCGCTCGGGGAGGACGCCGCCATGCGCCAACAAATCGAAAACGAGCGCTCGCAACTGATCCAGGCCGTCCTCACGGCAGGCGGCGGAACGGGCAGAGACAGAGAGACCACCGGGGAGAACAACTGA
- a CDS encoding spondin domain-containing protein, whose protein sequence is MTCRIRLGLFLFLSLAATAGCGETAPEEAPRPAAISISPSSSILTALGETVEFTARVDDQYGEAFVGTVGWTSSDAAVITVSAGGVASAVANGAATLTASIGAVSATVPVEVAQAAAALVVVSGGGQEGVAGNPLPEIVQVRVDDPGGSPAADVVVDFTAVSGHGTAEPSTVITGGDGLVATTWTLGEVVGIQTLTAQAGVASIDVRAAVGEVPPPADSAIYGVSFVATWSSRTHPNGFPSGAHFSPLIGATHNGGVRFWANGDTATDGIEDMAETGATGQLASEIRARIPGDALAVVTGPGIGSPGTGTISNLVVTKDHPLVTLVTMIAPSPDWFVGVSGLSLRDEFAQWREELEVILYPYDAGTDDGTVYTSANANTSPRAPIRNLRGTAPFSDAPIGTFTFKRQGAGRE, encoded by the coding sequence ATGACCTGCCGGATCAGACTTGGTCTGTTTCTCTTCCTGTCCCTCGCCGCAACGGCCGGGTGCGGCGAGACCGCCCCGGAGGAGGCGCCGCGCCCGGCGGCCATCTCCATCTCACCCTCTTCGTCGATTCTGACCGCGCTCGGCGAGACGGTCGAGTTCACCGCCAGAGTCGACGACCAGTACGGCGAGGCATTCGTCGGAACGGTGGGGTGGACGAGCAGCGACGCGGCCGTAATCACGGTGAGCGCAGGCGGCGTCGCGAGCGCGGTCGCCAACGGTGCGGCCACGCTGACCGCTTCGATCGGGGCGGTGAGCGCGACGGTTCCGGTGGAGGTCGCGCAGGCGGCGGCGGCCTTGGTCGTCGTGTCCGGAGGAGGCCAGGAGGGAGTGGCGGGGAACCCCCTCCCCGAGATCGTGCAGGTCCGCGTGGACGATCCGGGCGGTTCTCCAGCGGCCGACGTGGTGGTCGACTTCACCGCCGTTTCGGGACATGGAACCGCCGAACCGTCCACGGTGATCACCGGAGGCGACGGTCTGGTCGCCACGACGTGGACCTTGGGGGAGGTTGTAGGAATCCAGACCCTGACCGCCCAGGCCGGCGTGGCGTCCATCGACGTTCGAGCCGCGGTGGGCGAGGTTCCGCCGCCCGCCGACTCGGCGATCTACGGCGTCTCGTTCGTCGCCACCTGGAGTTCGAGGACCCACCCGAACGGCTTCCCGAGCGGCGCTCATTTCTCGCCTCTGATCGGTGCGACGCACAACGGCGGGGTCCGCTTCTGGGCGAACGGCGACACCGCGACGGACGGAATCGAAGACATGGCGGAGACGGGCGCGACCGGGCAGCTCGCCTCGGAGATCCGCGCCCGAATCCCCGGCGACGCGCTCGCCGTCGTCACCGGTCCGGGAATCGGCAGCCCCGGAACCGGGACCATCTCCAACCTCGTCGTCACGAAGGACCATCCGCTGGTGACCCTGGTGACCATGATCGCGCCCAGCCCGGATTGGTTCGTCGGGGTGTCCGGTCTCTCGCTCCGCGACGAGTTCGCCCAGTGGCGGGAAGAGCTCGAAGTGATCCTCTATCCGTACGACGCCGGTACCGACGACGGAACCGTCTACACCTCCGCGAACGCCAACACCTCGCCGCGGGCGCCCATCCGCAACCTGCGCGGCACGGCTCCGTTTTCGGACGCTCCGATCGGTACGTTCACGTTTAAGCGACAAGGTGCGGGTCGCGAGTAG